One Buteo buteo chromosome 31, bButBut1.hap1.1, whole genome shotgun sequence genomic region harbors:
- the LOC142025946 gene encoding free fatty acid receptor 2-like, which yields MLVLTIYILTFSVGFPANIFTFATLLGKARRHVSPSDILLLNLTAADLLLLLFLPFKMVEAAAGMTWPLPVVLCPVANFCFYSSIYLSSFFLAALSVERYLGVVFPLQYKDRRRPARVMAVSVVLWLLACSHCSIVFVAQYHGGGNQTLANRSTVIGSDGSTVNGFKLGSSKMSNADDFDLNGFGSSNPDGFTHSNSRISSPNMSKPKVFDISNPGDSTDNNFIPHGSKSTNSDISARSGSRLSSHTVSTSKISTTKGANIQDISGPAGVSQTSNIPSSSAPSVHHRSTTNKVQKCYDDFSDDQLSFVLPLRLEVFLVLFLLPFTITIFCYINFVRVLLARPNIPLEKKQRAMGLAVATMVNFGVCFAPYNISHVVGFVEKRSPDWRVYALLLTSLNAALDPLVFYFSSTAVQRAMAGVVVAMQDKLRVVVGWYYGARSPGSSQNESEGSLT from the coding sequence ATGCTGGTCCTCACTATCTACATTCTGACCTTCTCCGTGGGCTTCCCGGCCAACATCTTCACCTTCGCCACCCTCTTGGGCAAGGCCCGTCGGCATGTCTCCCCCTCCGacatcctcctcctcaaccTGACGGCCGCCGaccttctgctcctcctcttcctccctttcaAGATGGTCGAAGCTGCCGCCGGCATGACTTGGCCCTTACCGGTTGTCCTCTGCCCGGTGGCCAACTTCTGCTTCTACTCCAGCATCTACCTCAGCAGCTTCTTCTTGGCGGCCCTCAGCGTTGAGCGGTATCTCGGCGTCGTCTTCCCCCTCCAGTACAAGGACCGGAGAAGACCGGCGCGGGTGATGGCCGTCAGCGTTGTCCTCTGGCTCTTGGCCTGTTCCCATTGCTCCATCGTCTTCGTGGCCCAGTACCATGGTGGTGGGAACCAGACCCTGGCCAACAGGTCCACGGTTATCGGCTCCGATGGTTCCACGGTCAACGGGTTCAAGCTTGGGAGCTCCAAGATGTCCAACGCTGATGACTTCGACCTCAATGGCTTCGGCAGCTCCAACCCTGATGGCTTCACCCACAGTAACTCTCGGATCTCCAGCCCCAACATGAGCAAGCCCAAAGTCTTCGATATCTCCAACCCCGGTGACTCCACGGACAATAACTTCATCCCCCACGGCTCCAAGAGCACCAACAGCGACATCTCCGCCCGCAGCGGCTCCAGGCTCTCCAGCCACACCGTCTCCACCTCCAAAATCTCCACCACCAAAGGCGCCAACATCCAGGACATCTCCGGCCCTGCTGGTGTCTCCCAGACCTCCAACATCCCCAGTTCATCTGCTCCCAGCGTCCATCATCGCTCCACCACCAACAAAGTCCAGAAGTGCTACGATGACTTCTCTGACGACCAGCTGAGCTTTGTCCTCCCGCTACGCCTGGAGGTCTTCCTcgtcctcttcctcctgcccttcaCCATCACCATCTTCTGCTACATCAACTTCGTCCGAGTCCTCCTCGCCCGGCCAAATATCCCGCTGGAGAAGAAGCAACGAGCCATGGGCTTGGCCGTGGCCACCATGGTCAACTTCGGGGTCTGCTTCGCGCCCTACAACATCTCGCACGTGGTGGGCTTCGTGGAGAAACGGAGCCCGGACTGGAGGGTCTACGCTTTGCTCCTCACCAGCCTCAACGCCGCTCTAGACCCTCTCGTCTTCTACTTCTCCTCCACGGCGGTGCAGAGGGCCATGGCCGGGGTGGTGGTGGCCATGCAGGACAAGCTCCGGGTGGTGGTGGGCTGGTATTACGGGGCGCGTTCTCCTGGGTCTTCCCAGAATGAGTCTGAGGGCTCGTTGACATGA
- the LOC142026003 gene encoding free fatty acid receptor 3-like, translating to MSAPPFAINHRLCLGVYASAFTLGLPLNVVALVALGTAARRRRLLPADILLLNLTIADLALVASLPIRMAEAAWEATWKLPPALCPLFVFLFFTSIYLTILSLTALSVDRYLSAAFPVRYRRRRRATHAAAAAAGFWVAALAHCSVVYVAQPDAAVNGTACYTRFAGPQLAVLLALRLEIFLVLFCLPLAITAFCYGRLVCIVVSLPTAAPGKRRRAVALASATAVAFVLCFAPFNVSHVVGYLRRENPPWRAYAVLLTTLSACLDPLIFCFSSAALRRGLWQVWDTVGLGRLCARRRLPVGQSEGPAEVTGRGGSGASSHQGVDGAEPVTPWGLQT from the coding sequence ATGTCAGCCCCACCCTTTGCCATCAACCACCGCCTGTGTTTGGGGGTCTACGCGAGTGCCTTCACCTTGGGGTTGCCCCTCAACGTGGTGGCCCTGGTGGCCTTGGGGACAGCGGCCCGACGCCGGCGCCTGCTGCCCGCCGacatcctcctcctcaaccTGACCATCGCCGACCTAGCGCTGGTGGCCTCCTTGCCCATCCGCATGGCCGAGGCGGCGTGGGAAGCCACCTGGAAGCTTCCGCCGGCCCTCTGCCCGCTCTTCgtcttcctcttcttcaccAGCATCTACCTCACCATCCTCTCCCTCACCGCCCTCAGCGTTGACCGCTACCTCAGCGCCGCCTTCCCCGTCCGATACCGCCGGCGCCGACGGGCAACCCacgccgccgcggccgccgccggcttCTGGGTGGCCGCTTTGGCCCACTGTAGCGTGGTCTACGTGGCCCAACCGGACGCGGCGGTCAACGGCACGGCGTGCTACACCCGTTTCGCCGGTCCTCAGCTGGCCGTGCTGCTGGCTCTCCGCCTGGAGATCTTCCTGGTGCTCTTCTGCCTACCCTTGGCCATCACCGCCTTCTGCTACGGCCGCTTGGTCTGCATCGTGGTCTCCCTCCCCACCGCGGCGCCGGGTAAGAGGCGACGAGCGGTGGCCCTGGCGTCGGCCACGGCGGTGGCCTTTGTCCTCTGCTTCGCCCCTTTCAACGTCTCCCACGTGGTGGGGTACCTACGGCGGGAGAACCCGCCTTGGAGAGCCTACGCCGTGCTGCTCACCACCCTCAGCGCTTGCCTCGACCCTCtcatcttctgcttctcctccgCCGCCCTAAGACGGGGTCTCTGGCAGGTTTGGGACACGGTGGGACTCGGCCGGCTCTGTGCCAGGCGCCGGTTGCCGGTGGGGCAAAGCGAGGGTCCGGCTGAGGTGACTGGACGTGGAGGATCTGGAGCATCTTCACATCAAGGGGTAGATGGTGCTGAGCCGGTGACACCTTGGGGGCTTCAGACCTGA